NNNNNNNNNNNNNNNNNNNNNNNNNNNNNNNNNNNNNNNNNNNNNNNNNNNNNNNNNNNNNNNNNNNNNNNNNNNNNNNNNNNNNNNNNNNNNNNNNNNNNNNNNNNNNNNNNNNNNNNNNNNNNNNNNNNNNNNNNNNNNNNNNNNNNNNNNNNNNNNNNNNNNNNNNNNNNNNNNNNNNNNNNNNNNNNNNNNNNNNNNNNNNNNNNNNNNNNNNNNNNNNNNNNNNNNNNNNNNNNNNNNNNNNNNNNNNNNNNNNNNNNNNNNNNNNNNNNNNNNNNNNNNNNNNNNNNNNNNNNNNNNNNNNNNNNNNNNNNNNNNNNNNNNNNNNNNNNNNNNNNNNNNNNNNNNNNNNNNNNNNNNNNNNNNNNNNNNNNNNNNNNNNNNNNNNNNNNNNNNNNNNNNNNNNNNNNNNNNNNNNNNNNNNNNNNNNNNNNNNNNNNNNNNNNNNNNNNNNNNNNNNNNNNNNNNNNNNNNNNNNNNNNNNNNNNNNNNNNNNNNNNNNNNNNNNNNNNNNNNNNNNNNNNNNNNNNNNNNNNNNNNNNNNNNNNNNNNNNNNNNNNNNNNNNNNNNNNNNNNNNNNNNNNNNNNNNNNNNNNNNNNNNNNNNNNNNNNNNNNNNNNNNNNNNNNNNNNNNNNNNNNNNNNNNNNNNNNNNNNNNNNNNNNNNNNNNNNNNNNNNNNNNNNNNNNNNNNNNNNNNNNNNNNNNNNNNNNNNNNNNNNNNNNNNNNNNNNNNNNNNNNNNNNNNNNNNNNNNNNNNNNNNNNNNNNNNNNNNNNNNNNNNNNNNNNNNNNNNNNNNNNNNNNNNNNNNNNNNNNNNNNNNNNNNNNNNNNNNNNNNNNNNNNNNNNNNNNNNNNNNNNNNNNNNNNNNNNNNNNNNNNNNNNNNNNNNNNNNNNNNNNNNNNNNNNNNNNNNNNNNNNNNNNNNNNNNNNNNNNNNNNNNNNNNNNNNNNNNNNNNNNNNNNNNNNNNNNNNNNNNNNNNNNNNNNNNNNNNNNNNNNNNNNNNNNNNNNNNNNNNNNNNNNNNNNNNNNNNNNNNNNNNNNNNNNNNNNNNNNNNNNNNNNNNNNNNNNNNNNNNNNNNNNNNNNNNNNNNNNNNNNNNNNNNNNNNNNNNNNNNNNNNNNNNNNNNNNNNNNNNNNNNNNNNNNNNNNNNNNNNNNNNNNNNNNNNNNNNNNNNNNNNNNNNNNNNNNNNNNNNNNNNNNNNNNNNNNNNNNNNNNNNNNNNNNNNNNNNNNNNNNNNNNNNNNNNNNNNNNNNNNNNNNNNNNNNNNNNNNNNNNNNNNNNNNNNNNNNNNNNNNNNNNNNNNNNNNNNNNNNNNNNNNNNNNNNNNNNNNNNNNNNNNNNNNNNNNNNNNNNNNNNNNNNNNNNNNNNNNNNNNNNNNNNNNNNNNNNNNNNNNNNNNNNNNNNNNNNNNNNNNNNNNNNNNNNNNNNNNNNNNNNNNNNNNNNNNNNNNNNNNNNNNNNNNNNNNNNNNNNNNNNNNNNNNNNNNNNNNNNNNNNNNNNNNNNNNNNNNNNNNNNNNNNNNNNNNNNNNNNNNNNNNNNNNNNNNNNNNNNNNNNNNNNNNNNNNNNNNNNNNNNNNNNNNNNNNNNNNNNNNNNNNNNNNNNNNNNNNNNNNNNNNNNNNNNNNNNNNNNNNNNNNNNNNNNNNNNNNNNNNNNNNNNNNNNNNNNNNNNNNNNNNNNNNNNNNNNNNNNNNNNNNNNNNNNNNNNNNNNNNNNNNNNNNNNNNNNNNNNNNNNNNNNNNNNNNNNNNNNNNNNNNNNNNNNNNNNNNNNNNNNNNNNNNNNNNNNNNNNNNNNNNNNNNNNNNNNNNNNNNNNNNNNNNNNNNNNNNNNNNNNNNNNNNNNNNNNNNNNNNNNNNNNNNNNNNNNTTTTTTTTTAATTTTGGAAATATTCCGAGGAAGTTTATCCCTCGGAATATTCCGACGACATCTTCCTCGGAATATTCCGAGGAATTTCCGACGAACTTGTGGTCCTCGGAAATTCCGAGGAAATAGGGTTTCCTCGGAATTCTCGGAATTCCGTCGGAAATTTCCGAGGGATTTCCGAGGAAAGATGAATTTCCGAGAAGTTATTTCCGAGGATTTTTTTCGTCGGTATGTCGTCTGAATAGCGTTATTCCGACGACATACCGACGATTTTTTCTCTCAGTATGCCGCTGTTTTCTTTTAGTCATATGAGCACAATTAAATAAGGATAGCCAAAATCCACGTTTTAGCTTCTATTTTCTCCCATTGCAAATGGAATAGGTTTAAGTGCTTGTAACTGAAGACTGAAGTAGAACCAAAAAAAAAATTGCAGGCTGCAACTCGCCTGCATGAAAGTGTTTCAAAAAGAAAAAGAATTAGAACAAAAAATGTGTCGAACCAGTGAACCAAAGAAACCATGTGTCTCATGATATGCCGTATGCGGTTTGTGATATTGGTAATTAGGTCACCAGTATTTACATCATGAACGAGGAGCCACATCTTATGTTTGGAACCGCCCAAATGTCGTAACTAATCTCCCAGTACAATTCTCTATTTTATATTATCGGATTCAACTATAATCACTTTTAGGTTTTAGCTTAAGATGTTTATGGTCGTACATTTATTTGATTTTAATAACGAAAGCAAGGTTACGTGGCCACATAACCAGGATGCGTTAATCTGGTGGTGAACAGTTTGCAGCTGCAAATACGGCTCCGGGTTTGACTCGCACTGGTTACCGAGGCTTTCACATGAGTATTCCGGCCCGAAGAGAACAACATGTGGTCTGAGGTAATTCCTCGTCAAAGGCTCTAAACGTATCCGGTGGCCAGTCTGGACTACATAAATAGGGCCAGGAAACTCTTGGTGAATATAAAAAAAAAAAAAAGGCTACGTGGCCATTTGCGGGAACATTGTGACCTCACACAGTCACACTTGTACACATGCAACATAAAGACAAAAATATGCGTACACTATATATGTGTTTGCCACTAATTTGTCAGTATGCGTTTGATATGGATCGTTACAAACATACATTTCTAACAATTACTCTAAAACGAATTCATCATGTTATTTTTCTTGTGGGTATGTAAACTTGCAAAACCGTACATCATTATTATTTTACTCTAAATAGAGAAAAAAATAGAGATGGTGTTTTTGCTCTAACGTGTTCTTCTATAATAGAGGAATGCTATATTTACCTCTATAAATAGAGAAATGCTATTTTTTCCCCTAAATATAGAGAAAAAAATAGCATTCTTCTATTTATAGAAGCAAATATATTATTCTTCTATTATAGAGAAACACATGGGAGCAAAAATACCATCTCTATTTTTGTTTCTATTTTAGAAATCTCTATTATAGAGATGGATCGAAGATGTTCTAAAGCTTTCTGCCAAATAAACTCTTCAACCTTTTTTTTTAACAATTTGACCTTTCAAATATAAAAACTGTAGGTCAAATTCTCCAATTTTGAAGTCATATAGAATTTTTTGTTACGGGTTGATATAACTGAATATAAATTTGTAAATTTGACTTGCATCTTATATATTTAGAAGATAAAATTGAAAAATCACTTTAAAAGTTTCTTTTGTAGATAACCGTTATTATAAAGCAAAGTACAAAGTCGTAGTCGTATTAATCATGAAAACCTGTACTCCTATATACATATATACCTTGGCGAGTTTAGCCTTTAAAGAACGTATACTATATCAATCCTGTACTATATCAATACAAAATATGCTAAGAGCGAACATTGGTTAAACCACATACACCAAACTAATTCAGTCACATACGAGTATCGATGAGTACTGTACCTAAAAACAAGCAATAGACTAATTGTGTAATACTGATATTGTTAAAACTAGCTCTATGGTTTCTGATATCCTCAACCCCAATAAAAAAAAATGCAATATATTATTTTATTGCGGGGGCTTTCAAGTGATAGGAAATAAATAACATCATCACACATGTGCTCTTTACAAAATATAGATTTAAAATGTGTATAAATAGTTAAATACACACACTAATCGGCCACACCTCTTCCAACACTCATAATCACTTTGGTCGCCAGCTTTCTTCACATACACTCAAATAAAAAAACATCTCTTTCTCCAAACAAATAATAAGTATATCAACACCTCTCTTAATTTCTCAGTCGATCAATATCAAGACATACCATATAATAATGGTGCCGTACCAAGAGCTCGCTCTGCAGAGAAGCTTCAGCTGTTACACAAGAAATATCAATCCAGAGACCTCTCCGGCGCGTGGCTCTCATCCCCGTTCTCCTTCCTCCTTCGCTTTGATCCCAACCAACCCTGAGCATCATGAACTCTTCCTCGTACCAAGCCGGAGACTCTCCTCCTCGTCTTCTTCTTCCTCTAGCAGCATCGTGAAAGTCAACTTGAGGCTTTCTTACTTCTTACGTTATCTCATCAACCTCATTAACCTACCCGTTTGCAACTTCCTCTCGTTTCCTTCTTCCTCCAGCGTTTCTAACCAGATTATCTCATTCGTCACCGGTGGCTCCTCTTCCCTCGGGAAAAGAGTCACAGGGACGTTGTACGGACACAGAAGAGGCCACGTCACGTTTTCAGTCCAGTACGGTCCGAGTTCCGACCCAGTGTTTCTCTTGGACCTAGCCATGTCAACGGCAACTCTAGTCAAAGAGATGTCGTCTGGACTCGTCAGGATCGCGTTGGAGTGCGAGAAACGTCACCGGTCGGGTACTAACCTTTTCCACGAGCCTAAGTGGACCATGTATTGTAACGGGAGGAAGTTCGGTTACGCGGTGTCGCGTGGCGGCGCGTGTAAAGAGTCGGATTGGCGCGTGTTGAACACGGTATCTAGGGTTACGGTTGGAGCTGGAGTTATTCCGACGGCGAAGAGTATTGATTACGCGTCAGGTGGTGGAAAGGAGCTTGGGGAGTTGTTGTATATGAGAGGTAGATTTGAACGAGTCGTGGGGACTCGTGACTCGGAGGCGTTTTACATGATGAACCCTGACAAAAACGGAGGTCCTGAACTCAGTATTTTTCTTCTTAGAATATAAGTAAAACAAATATGTTTTTAACTTATTACACAATGTGAAAATGTCCTTGGTGACGTTTTAAAACATTAGTGATGAATGTAATGTTGTTTCATGAAGTATATGTAATCGATAGTGAGAATGCCTAGGAGGGTGTGTTAGGTTTTTCTAATTGTTTATTTGATGTGGTATATTTGTGCTTCTTTTTCTTTTTCTTTTTCTTTTTACTTTCTACAGAAATTTTATGTATAATTGCTTTGGTTAAGTATCAAGAATATGATTAGTATTTGGTTGTCTATCACATTCCTAAAGTGTATCTTTGGATAGGTTAAAGAAATCAAATGGTTCAAGGCTTTATGACTTCTTGATGTGTTTAATAATGGGAAGGTTGTAGCCTCTGTTTATGACTTCTTGATGTGTTTAGTGGTCACGATGTTAGTATTTTCTTTGGTTTTGGTGGTCTACTACTCTACCGGTTGATCAAAACAATCCATTTTGGTTTCCAAATTTTTACCTTTTAATATATATATAGATTATATGGTCTCTAAACTGACAAAAGAATGTAAATATATGTATGGATCATCCAGTTTTTACACCGTGATTGTTTCATGTCATAAATTTAACAGTCGGTTGATGTTTTGGTGTAGTAGGTTTTTGTTAATATTAAGTGGAGGTATAGAGTCCTTCTGTATAGTTTGGGCAGAAGTAGGTGGTTTTGAGTTAAAAGGGTCTTGGCACTCATGCGGGTCGGGTCGTATTGGCCCTGCGAGGGACTCTCCTTTGGGTTACTTTATTGGGCTTTTTGCAGAATTGACCTATAACTTAAAGTCAAACACAAAACTAACCTTATTTTTTTTTGAAAATTGGTTTTGCCCTATTCACCCCACAAGTTCATATAATTTACGAAAATGCCATTAATTTTTTTT
The DNA window shown above is from Brassica oleracea var. oleracea cultivar TO1000 chromosome C3, BOL, whole genome shotgun sequence and carries:
- the LOC106333356 gene encoding protein MIZU-KUSSEI 1-like, whose amino-acid sequence is MVPYQELALQRSFSCYTRNINPETSPARGSHPRSPSSFALIPTNPEHHELFLVPSRRLSSSSSSSSSSIVKVNLRLSYFLRYLINLINLPVCNFLSFPSSSSVSNQIISFVTGGSSSLGKRVTGTLYGHRRGHVTFSVQYGPSSDPVFLLDLAMSTATLVKEMSSGLVRIALECEKRHRSGTNLFHEPKWTMYCNGRKFGYAVSRGGACKESDWRVLNTVSRVTVGAGVIPTAKSIDYASGGGKELGELLYMRGRFERVVGTRDSEAFYMMNPDKNGGPELSIFLLRI